In a genomic window of Pseudorasbora parva isolate DD20220531a chromosome 24, ASM2467924v1, whole genome shotgun sequence:
- the prr35 gene encoding proline-rich protein 35: protein MSKDDCKVGCKHKERKPKKPHYIPRPWGKPYNYKCFQCPFTCMEKSHLYNHMKYSLCKNSLSLLIESDWPYKKDQLRLQQGAVPSRSPAKGHSEQAAMSDEPSHSAASLEVEEAEKREAEREAEKDDEVMETSGSAVMSPESAEAFSRSKRSKQEAELVMADVFSLEEQLLRARSVEVESKLRHYRLSKTCLSGSAALLSEQWRILSNQTSGAKPKSDPVASSLPCYPPPASTGQIECPDTTAFNLSLLGVGYPLAPGLLSYLNPALTTANPANTTTPLPFLASTAQLTHAQRHSERPLLPPHLYYPFLCEHTFGSTPSSTSSEASKLIKPPAVSLPPPSYPPKLNLWKVPALRPSQTSPAAWGSPTRSSPEPSHAAKERIRSREGKTGWQQDASFTREQSLKRTAASLDSHGAPGEKKPALEFALDSLKNTQRSTSIASLMSSRLPIHNSPRSDDSSPLHMSEQLEARQRGMERDADPAAALLQDFSTLLQQYQNTEQRAASLPEQCHLWAHLGKIRSELSHIQQALERTSRNNEGPLDLSLKKDPAGFTNGDVGGRSVLGETKDTGDENCSESEEEDEEEDKDDRDMVERGGGVKERQKCSLEVLMKLNPSQVPVVKTEVLSDGGLAIRAGAAEALWHSRTTKCEADSSVLLCSKTPNRPPSIQHLDTLCPTSPLTTTDTMV from the exons ATGTCGAAGGACGACTGTAAGGTGGGCTGTAAACACAAGGAACGCAAGCCCAAAAAGCCGCACTACATCCCACGGCCGTGGGGCAAACCCTATAACTACAAATGCTTCCAGTGCCCGTTCACATGCATGGAGAAATCCCACCTGTACAACCACATGAAGTACAGCCTGTGCAAAAACTCCCTGTCGTTGCTCATCGAGTCCGACTGGCCGTATAAAAAAGACCAACTCCGGCTCCAGCAGGGAGCCGTTCCCTCCCGTAGCCCAGCGAAGGGTCACTCGGAGCAGGCCGCAATGTCAGATGAGCCCTCGCATTCAGCTGCGAGTCTGGAGGTCGAGGAGGCTGAGAAAAGAGAAGCTGAAAGAGAAGCAGAGAAAGATGACGAGGTAATGGAGACAAGCGGCTCTGCGGTTATGAGTCCCGAATCTGCGGAAGCGTTTTCCAGAAGCAAACGATCAAAGCAAGAAGCTGAACTCGTGATGGCGGATGTGTTCTCTCTCGAGGAGCAACTGTTACGAGCACGCTCAGTTGAGGTGGAGTCAAAGCTTCGACATTATAGGCTGTCTAAAACATGTCTGTCGGGATCGGCAGCTTTGCTTTCGGAGCAATGGCGCATCCTCAGCAATCAGACTTCCGGTGCAAAGCCCAAATCGGATCCGGTGGCCTCATCTTTGCCATGTTACCCTCCACCGGCGTCAACGGGTCAAATTGAATGTCCCGACACAACTGCTTTCAATCTGTCTTTGCTTGGTGTTGGATACCCACTGGCTCCTGGACTCCTTTCATACCTAAACCCGGCACTTACGACAGCGAATCCAGCGAACACAACCACACCACTGCCCTTCTTGGCATCAACCGCACAGCTCACCCATGCACAAAGACACTCGGAGCGGCCTCTGCTTCCTCCTCACCTATATTATCCTTTCCTATGCGAGCACACCTTCGGTTCAACGCCATCCTCGACATCCTCGGAGGCGAGTAAACTCATCAAACCGCCCGCCGTAAGCCTTCCGCCACCTTCATACCCTCCTAAGTTAAACCTGTGGAAAGTCCCGGCCCTGCGGCCCAGCCAGACCTCGCCCGCAGCCTGGGGGTCTCCGACCCGGTCCTCCCCGGAGCCGAGCCACGCTGCAAAAGAAAGGATACGATCGAGGGAAGGAAAGACAGGCTGGCAGCAGGACGCTTCCTTCACCAGAGAGCAAAGTCTGAAGAGGACAGCAGCATCGTTGGACTCCCATGGTGCACCAGGGGAGAAGAAACCAGCACTTGAATTCGCCCTTGACTCTCTGAAAAACACTCAGAGATCTACATCCATCGCCTCCCTGATGTCCAGCAGGCTGCCTATACACAACAG CCCCCGCAGTGACGACTCGTCCCCGCTGCATATGTCTGAACAGCTGGAGGCGAGACAGAGAGGAATGGAGAGAGACGCGGACCCGGCAGCTGCTCTCCTGCAGGATTTCTCCACATTACTGCAGCAGTACCAGAACACGGAGCAGCGCGCCGCATCGCTGCCCGAGCAGTGCCACCTGTGGGCTCACCTGGGAAAGATCCGCTCGGAGCTGTCGCACATTCAGCAGGCGCTGGAGCGCACGTCTCGCAACAACGAAGGGCCGCTCGATCTCTCCCTCAAAAAAGACCCTGCGGGATTCACAAACGGAGATGTCGGCGGAAGAAGCGTATTGGGAGAAACAAAAGACACGGGAGATGAAAACTGCTCAGAGAGCGAGGAAGAGGACGAGGAGGAAGATAAAGACGACAGAGACATGGTGGAACGAGGAGGCGGTGTTAAAGAAAGGCAGAAGTGCTCACTAGAAGTGCTGATGAAACTGAATCCGTCCCAGGTGCCCGTGGTGAAGACAGAGGTGCTGTCCGACGGCGGGCTGGCCATACGGGCCGGGGCGGCTGAAGCTCTGTGGCACAGCAGAACCACAAAGTGTGAAGCCGACTCAAGTGTCCTTCTCTGCTCCAAAACACCCAACAGACCTCCGTCAATTCAACATCTGGACACGCTGTGTCCGACCAGCCCGCTAACAACCACCGACACGATGGTGTAG